One genomic window of Misgurnus anguillicaudatus chromosome 12, ASM2758022v2, whole genome shotgun sequence includes the following:
- the f9b gene encoding coagulation factor IXb isoform X2: MEKISLIVLICVLLCESWFAFGASVFLPREQAGSLLKRQKRYNTGVFEEAMKDNLERECVEERCTFEEAREVFEDNEKTMKFWIGYIDEDQCQSSPCLNGGKCDDGMNSYTCWCPPRFTGKNCEIEIAKQCHVNNGGCMHLCFVDKIYGALCDCADGYKLALDGRTCEPTGPYPCGLLGKDIAESLNTRALISAEDRNQIHSVDDVNTTELNTTESSPADTVHNATLLNIYPTLPTATNKTNNDQRIVGGHEVIPGEIPWQVIFINKLTKVAFCGGSLLNKEWIITAAHCVEGKIGTFIIRAGEHDITKNEGKESDHNIAEYHIHPRYNSQRSLYNHDIALLKLKTPVTFSDYALPICLGSKDFTESLLKSAQNSLVSGWGRVTSGGIESNTLQKVEVPYVDRTECKGSSTDTISKFMFCAGYKTVRKDSCQGDSGGPHATRYQNTWFLTGIISWGEGCAQEGKYGVYTRIGRYMFWISNTTKIRTGDQ, encoded by the exons ATGGAGAAAATATCTCTTATTGTTTTAATATGCGTTTTGCTGTGTGAAAGCTGGTTTGCTTTTGGAG CTTCTGTGTTTCTACCGAGAGAGCAAGCGGGCTCTCTACTGAAGAGACAGAAACGCTATAACACGGGTGTATTTGAAGAAGCGATGAAAGATAACCTGGAGAGGGAATGTGTTGAAGAACGCTGTACTTTTGAGGAGGCAAGAGAAGTCTTTGAGGACAATGAAAAAACT ATGAAATTTTGGATCGGTTATATAG ATGAAGACCAGTGCCAGTCATCACCCTGTCTGAATGGTGGGAAATGTGATGATGGGATGAATAGTTACACCTGCTGGTGTCCACCTCGCTTTACTGGGAAGAACTGTGAGATAG AAATAGCAAAGCAGTGTCATGTAAATAACGGAGGCTGCATGCATTTATGCTTTGTGGATAAAATCTATGGAGCATTGTGTGACTGTGCTGATGGTTACAAACTGGCCTTGGACGGCAGGACCTGTGAACCTACAG GGCCGTACCCATGTGGACTCCTTGGAAAGGATATCGCTGAATCTCTCAACACAAGGGCCCTTATCAGTGCTGAGGATAGAAATCAGATTCACTCAGTCGATGATGTCAATACAACAGAGCTCAACACAACAGAGAGCAGTCCCGCAGATACCGTTCATAATGCTACACTGCTAAATATTTATCCCACTTTACCTACTGCCACAAATAAAACGAATAATGACCAGCGCATTGTTGGAGGCCATGAAGTGATTCCAGGAGAGATTCCATGGCAG GTGATTTTTATAAACAAGTTGACTAAAGTTGCTTTCTGCGGTGGATCTCTCCTGAATAAAGAGTGGATCATTACAGCTGCCCACTGTGTTGAGGGAAAGATCGGAACTTTCATCATTAGAGCAG ggGAACATGACATCACGAAGAACGAAGGAAAAGAGAGTGATCATAACATAGCTGAGTACCACATTCACCCACGTTACAACTCTCAACGGAGTCTCTACAATCACGACATCGCCCTATTGAAGCTCAAGACGCCTGTCACATTCTCAGATTACGCCCTGCCCATCTGCCTGGGCTCCAAAGATTTCACAGAGAGCCTACTTAAGAGCGCACAAAACTCTTTGGTGAGCGGCTGGGGAAGGGTGACTTCTGGAGGGATCGAATCAAACACCCTCCAAAAGGTGGAGGTTCCCTATGTGGACAGGACAGAGTGCAAAGGTAGCAGCACCGACACCATTTCCAAATTCATGTTCTGTGCTGGATACAAAACTGTACGTAAGGATTCCTGCCAAGGCGACAGCGGTGGACCCCATGCTACCCGTTATCAAAACACATGGTTTCTCACAGGCATCATTAGCTGGGGGGAGGGATGTGCCCAAGAAGGAAAGTACGGCGTCTATACCCGTATCGGTAGATATATGTTCTGGATAAGCAACACTACCAAGATCAGAACAGGAGACCAATAA
- the f9b gene encoding coagulation factor IXb isoform X3, with protein MEKISLIVLICVLLCESWFASGASVFLPREQAGSLLKRQKRYNTGVFEEAMKDNLERECVEERCTFEEAREVFEDNEKTMKFWIGYIDEDQCQSSPCLNGGKCDDGMNSYTCWCPPRFTGKNCEIEIAKQCHVNNGGCMHLCFVDKIYGALCDCADGYKLALDGRTCEPTGPYPCGLLGKDIAESLNTRALISAEDRNQIHSVDDVNTTELNTTESSPADTVHNATLLNIYPTLPTATNKTNNDQRIVGGHEVIPGEIPWQVIFINKLTKVAFCGGSLLNKEWIITAAHCVEGKIGTFIIRAGEHDITKNEGKESDHNIAEYHIHPRYNSQRSLYNHDIALLKLKTPVTFSDYALPICLGSKDFTESLLKSAQNSLVSGWGRVTSGGIESNTLQKVEVPYVDRTECKGSSTDTISKFMFCAGYKTVRKDSCQGDSGGPHATRYQNTWFLTGIISWGEGCAQEGKYGVYTRIGRYMFWISNTTKIRTGDQ; from the exons CTTCTGTGTTTCTACCGAGAGAGCAAGCGGGCTCTCTACTGAAGAGACAGAAACGCTATAACACGGGTGTATTTGAAGAAGCGATGAAAGATAACCTGGAGAGGGAATGTGTTGAAGAACGCTGTACTTTTGAGGAGGCAAGAGAAGTCTTTGAGGACAATGAAAAAACT ATGAAATTTTGGATCGGTTATATAG ATGAAGACCAGTGCCAGTCATCACCCTGTCTGAATGGTGGGAAATGTGATGATGGGATGAATAGTTACACCTGCTGGTGTCCACCTCGCTTTACTGGGAAGAACTGTGAGATAG AAATAGCAAAGCAGTGTCATGTAAATAACGGAGGCTGCATGCATTTATGCTTTGTGGATAAAATCTATGGAGCATTGTGTGACTGTGCTGATGGTTACAAACTGGCCTTGGACGGCAGGACCTGTGAACCTACAG GGCCGTACCCATGTGGACTCCTTGGAAAGGATATCGCTGAATCTCTCAACACAAGGGCCCTTATCAGTGCTGAGGATAGAAATCAGATTCACTCAGTCGATGATGTCAATACAACAGAGCTCAACACAACAGAGAGCAGTCCCGCAGATACCGTTCATAATGCTACACTGCTAAATATTTATCCCACTTTACCTACTGCCACAAATAAAACGAATAATGACCAGCGCATTGTTGGAGGCCATGAAGTGATTCCAGGAGAGATTCCATGGCAG GTGATTTTTATAAACAAGTTGACTAAAGTTGCTTTCTGCGGTGGATCTCTCCTGAATAAAGAGTGGATCATTACAGCTGCCCACTGTGTTGAGGGAAAGATCGGAACTTTCATCATTAGAGCAG ggGAACATGACATCACGAAGAACGAAGGAAAAGAGAGTGATCATAACATAGCTGAGTACCACATTCACCCACGTTACAACTCTCAACGGAGTCTCTACAATCACGACATCGCCCTATTGAAGCTCAAGACGCCTGTCACATTCTCAGATTACGCCCTGCCCATCTGCCTGGGCTCCAAAGATTTCACAGAGAGCCTACTTAAGAGCGCACAAAACTCTTTGGTGAGCGGCTGGGGAAGGGTGACTTCTGGAGGGATCGAATCAAACACCCTCCAAAAGGTGGAGGTTCCCTATGTGGACAGGACAGAGTGCAAAGGTAGCAGCACCGACACCATTTCCAAATTCATGTTCTGTGCTGGATACAAAACTGTACGTAAGGATTCCTGCCAAGGCGACAGCGGTGGACCCCATGCTACCCGTTATCAAAACACATGGTTTCTCACAGGCATCATTAGCTGGGGGGAGGGATGTGCCCAAGAAGGAAAGTACGGCGTCTATACCCGTATCGGTAGATATATGTTCTGGATAAGCAACACTACCAAGATCAGAACAGGAGACCAATAA